Proteins from a genomic interval of Treponema brennaborense DSM 12168:
- a CDS encoding glycoside hydrolase family 3 N-terminal domain-containing protein, whose amino-acid sequence MSRGLLKHCCSPLCLTSAAVLLWCALGVSCGQAEKKQNEKELKLRAEARASYESLRSDMQLRTDAVREFARSLSAEEKIAQLFLVNLEGKSVFRPIEYTADGTPLVPGGYLFFSYNIADSAPEIMRFTESIAAFCRERNLPPPLLTIDQEGGVVNRLRAVTSPLPSAQLVASRMPPSAAEALYAAQARQLSALGFHINLAPVAEAAADTNRQFLGTRSFGDAAAVGTFAAAAVRGYESNGIGAVLKHFPGNTNDDPHSGLPEITLSAEALETHAIAVFRSLLRYEPAGVLMSHARTAAYDGGTPACLSPFWVTSMLRETLGYTGLIFSDDIFMAALERNGFPPDTAAVMAIEAGVDVIMLSEKKFASAVTVLLQKAAADGEFAAKIDAAVVRILQAKIAAGVLELERTGGYRSAEAAGSAAAPGSAFDSAAYAVRIAPVHEESRIAVRTAAFSTAFDDGSELYSAYFGGKK is encoded by the coding sequence ATGTCCCGTGGTTTACTGAAGCATTGCTGTAGTCCGCTTTGCCTGACGTCCGCCGCCGTGCTGCTGTGGTGCGCGCTGGGCGTGTCGTGCGGGCAGGCCGAAAAAAAGCAAAATGAAAAAGAATTGAAGCTCCGCGCGGAGGCGCGCGCATCGTACGAAAGTCTGCGTTCCGATATGCAGCTGCGTACTGACGCGGTCAGGGAATTCGCGCGTTCGCTTTCGGCGGAAGAAAAAATCGCGCAGCTTTTTCTGGTCAATCTGGAAGGAAAATCCGTTTTCCGTCCGATCGAATATACGGCGGACGGAACACCGCTCGTCCCCGGCGGCTATTTGTTTTTTTCATATAATATAGCCGATTCCGCGCCGGAGATCATGCGTTTTACGGAAAGTATCGCGGCGTTCTGCCGTGAACGGAACTTGCCGCCGCCGCTTTTGACAATCGATCAGGAAGGCGGCGTCGTAAACCGTCTGCGTGCGGTAACGTCGCCGCTTCCGTCCGCGCAGCTCGTCGCTTCCCGTATGCCGCCGTCGGCTGCCGAAGCGCTGTACGCGGCGCAGGCGCGGCAGCTTTCGGCGCTCGGTTTCCATATCAATTTGGCGCCCGTGGCGGAAGCCGCCGCCGATACGAACCGGCAGTTTTTGGGAACGCGCAGTTTCGGTGACGCCGCTGCGGTCGGCACGTTTGCGGCGGCCGCGGTACGCGGTTATGAGTCGAACGGGATCGGCGCGGTGCTGAAACATTTTCCCGGCAACACGAACGACGATCCGCATTCGGGTTTGCCTGAAATCACGCTTTCCGCGGAAGCGCTCGAAACGCACGCGATAGCGGTGTTCCGTTCGCTGCTGCGGTACGAACCCGCGGGCGTTCTGATGTCTCACGCACGCACTGCGGCGTACGACGGCGGCACTCCCGCCTGTCTTTCGCCGTTTTGGGTCACGTCGATGCTCCGCGAAACGCTCGGCTACACCGGGCTTATCTTTTCCGACGATATTTTTATGGCGGCGCTGGAGCGGAACGGATTTCCGCCCGATACGGCGGCCGTCATGGCGATAGAAGCGGGCGTTGACGTCATCATGCTGTCGGAAAAAAAATTCGCGTCCGCCGTAACCGTCCTGCTGCAGAAAGCCGCGGCCGACGGCGAGTTCGCCGCAAAAATAGACGCCGCGGTCGTTCGGATTCTGCAGGCAAAAATAGCGGCGGGCGTTTTGGAACTTGAACGAACCGGCGGTTATCGTTCGGCGGAGGCGGCCGGCTCCGCTGCTGCGCCCGGTTCTGCGTTCGACTCGGCGGCATACGCCGTTCGCATCGCACCCGTGCACGAGGAATCCCGGATAGCCGTTCGGACGGCGGCGTTCAGCACGGCGTTCGATGACGGAAGCGAATTGTATTCTGCATACTTCGGAGGAAAAAAATGA